A window from Urocitellus parryii isolate mUroPar1 chromosome 1, mUroPar1.hap1, whole genome shotgun sequence encodes these proteins:
- the LOC144250345 gene encoding olfactory receptor 14L1-like, with product MPAEQWPQTLNGQRIFNKEGAEGAITQDFTLRHRGSRAAAGGNSSEAVVFLLVGFADSWTVQTTHAVLFLLVYLAALTGNLLIITVTTVDVRLQTPMYFFLRHLSFLDFCFISVTVPKSVVSSFTQDTSISFWGCALQAFFFMNLASTETALLTVMSYDRCVAICWPLHYEAIMSQRACVRMVALCWLSGGISGLMHMVATFSLPFCGSSQVHHFFCDIPQLLSLLDSTAILPEVRVMVFVTSLVILCFGLITLSYGYIFSTVMRIPSKEGRWKTFSTCVPHLVVVTLFLVSGSIAYVKPVSSSPSISDLLLPVFYTVVPPTLNPVIYSLRNKELKAALRRLRRQCGMGAPPGPALCA from the exons ATGCCTGCAGAGCAATGGCCACAGACCCTGAACGGCCAGCGCATCTTCAACAAGGAGGGAGCAGAAGGGGCCATCACGCAGGACTTCACATTACGTCACA GAGGAAGCCGGGCAGCCGCAGGTGGGAACAGCAGCGAGGCTGTGGTGTTTCTCCTCGTGGGGTTCGCAGACTCCTGGACGGTTCAGACCACACATGCGGTCCTGTTCTTACTAGTTTACCTGGCGGCTCTCACTGGGAACCTCCTGATCATCACGGTCACCACCGTGGACGTCCGCCTGCAGACCCCGATGTACTTCTTCTTAAGACACCTGTCTTTCTTGGATTTCTGCTTTATCTCCGTCACAGTCCCCAAGTCTGTCGTCAGTTCATTCACCCAGGACACCTCCATCTCCTTCTGGGGGTGTGCCCTGCAGGCCTTCTTCTTCATGAACTTGGCGTCCACTGAGACGGCCCTCCTAACGGTGATGTCCTATGACCGCTGTGTGGCCATCTGCTGGCCCTTGCACTACGAGGCCATCATGAGCCAGCGTGCCTGTGTCAGGATGGTGGCCCTGTGCTGGCTGAGTGGCGGCATCTCTGGGCTCATGCACATGGTGGCCACTTTCTCCTTGCCGTTCTGTGGGTCCAGCCAAGTCCAtcacttcttctgtgacattCCCCAGCTGCTCAGCCTCCTGGACTCCACAGCGATCCTCCCTGAGGTCCGAGTCATGGTCTTCGTTACCAGCCTTGTGATTTTGTGCTTCGGTCTCATTACGCTCTCCTACGGGTACATCTTTTCTACCGTCATGAGGATCCCGTCCAAGGAGGGCAGGTGGAAAACGTTTTCCACCTGTGTCCCTCACCTCGTGGTTGTGACCCTCTTCCTGGTGTCTGGCAGCATCGCCTACGTGAAGCCCGTTTCCAGCTCACCCTCCATCTCTGACCTTCTGCTGCCTGTGTTCTACACCGTGGTGCCCCCCACCCTGAACCCTgtcatctacagtctgaggaacaaggaATTGAAGGCAGCCCTGAGAAGGCTGAGAAGGCAGTGTGGCATGGGGGCTCCACCAGGGCCTGCCCTTTGCGCCTGA